One Nonomuraea angiospora DNA segment encodes these proteins:
- a CDS encoding response regulator, which translates to MISVVLVDDQELARAGLRTILRQPYGFDVVGEAADGQAALAEVARVRPDAVVMDIRMPRMDGVEATRALLAADPASRILVLTTFGEDNVLAAALRAGASGFCLKDAPAEDIQRAVRAVAAGDGWLDPAVCGRVLRRYRADPVTDPDAVRRLGDLTARELDVLKLIGRGLTNAEIARQLVIGEGTIKTHVGRIFTKLAVRDRAAAVVFAFDHGVVHPGEPPPMPGV; encoded by the coding sequence ATGATCTCGGTGGTGCTCGTCGACGACCAGGAGCTGGCCAGGGCGGGACTGCGGACGATCCTGCGCCAGCCGTACGGGTTCGACGTGGTCGGCGAGGCGGCCGACGGCCAGGCCGCGCTGGCGGAGGTCGCGCGCGTCCGGCCCGACGCCGTCGTCATGGACATCCGCATGCCGCGGATGGACGGGGTCGAGGCCACGCGTGCGCTGCTGGCCGCGGATCCGGCGTCCCGCATCCTGGTGCTGACCACGTTCGGCGAGGACAACGTGCTCGCGGCCGCGCTGCGGGCCGGCGCGTCGGGATTCTGCCTCAAGGACGCCCCGGCCGAGGACATCCAGCGTGCCGTACGGGCGGTGGCGGCCGGCGACGGCTGGCTGGATCCCGCCGTCTGCGGGCGGGTCCTGCGGCGTTACCGCGCCGATCCGGTGACCGACCCCGACGCGGTGCGGCGGCTCGGTGACCTCACCGCCCGCGAGCTCGACGTGCTCAAGCTCATCGGCCGGGGGCTCACGAACGCCGAGATCGCCCGGCAGCTCGTGATCGGCGAGGGCACGATCAAGACCCACGTCGGCCGGATCTTCACGAAGCTGGCGGTGCGCGACCGGGCCGCCGCGGTCGTCTTCGCGTTCGACCACGGCGTGGTCCACCCCGGGGAGCCGCCGCCTATGCCTGGGGTCTGA
- a CDS encoding amino acid ABC transporter ATP-binding protein, which yields MSAMVRLRGVHKSFGALHVLRGVDLDVRKGQVLVILGPSGSGKSTLLRTINHLEKVDRGSVRVDGQLLGYRQAGTRLYELPEREVLRQRTQIGFVFQSFNLFPHLTVRQNLMEAPLSAQRRPRAEVAPLAERLLARVGLADKADAYPRTLSGGQQQRVAIARALALEPKLLLFDEPTSALDPELVGEVLDVIKDLARGGTTMIVVTHEIGFAREVADTVAFMDAGRIVELGPPAQLLDAPAHERTRTFLSKVL from the coding sequence ATGAGCGCCATGGTGAGGTTGCGCGGCGTGCACAAGAGCTTCGGCGCCCTGCACGTGCTGCGCGGAGTGGACCTGGACGTCCGGAAGGGGCAGGTGCTGGTGATCCTGGGCCCCTCGGGGTCTGGGAAGTCCACGCTCCTGCGGACGATCAACCACCTGGAGAAGGTGGACCGCGGCTCGGTCCGCGTCGACGGGCAGCTGCTCGGCTACCGGCAGGCCGGCACCCGGCTGTACGAGCTGCCGGAACGCGAGGTGCTGCGGCAGCGCACCCAGATCGGGTTCGTCTTCCAGTCGTTCAACCTGTTCCCGCACCTCACCGTCAGGCAGAACCTCATGGAGGCGCCGCTTTCTGCCCAGCGCCGGCCGCGGGCCGAGGTGGCGCCGCTGGCCGAGCGGCTGCTGGCCCGGGTGGGGCTGGCGGACAAGGCCGACGCCTACCCGCGCACGCTGTCGGGCGGCCAGCAGCAGCGGGTCGCCATCGCCAGGGCGCTCGCGCTCGAGCCCAAGCTGCTGCTGTTCGACGAGCCGACCTCGGCGCTGGACCCCGAACTGGTGGGCGAGGTGCTGGACGTCATCAAGGACCTCGCCCGCGGCGGCACCACGATGATCGTGGTCACCCACGAGATCGGGTTCGCCCGGGAGGTGGCCGACACCGTGGCCTTCATGGACGCCGGCCGCATCGTCGAGCTCGGACCGCCCGCCCAGCTCCTGGACGCCCCCGCCCACGAACGTACCCGCACCTTCCTGAGCAAGGTTCTCTGA
- a CDS encoding sulfotransferase family protein, whose amino-acid sequence MSLPDFLIAGVPKAGTTALHSALQQHPELYLSTVKEPKFFLTDGPPPTRGGPGDAATYQEHVWRRADYEALFAQAPPGALTGESTPFYLYDLAAQRRIHAAVPGVRLIVTLRDPVERAHSNWTHLWSAGLEPIGDLVRACEAEQRRIADGWAHFWHYVGLGRYGEQLEHLFDLFPRDQVLIFRYRDLVDRPAATLDRICAFLGVRQGVLTEVPRENVTAHPAAGARHLMLSTLRRCLPAALTEPVEALLQRRGAARRPLSWEQRQRLIPYFADDIRLLQRVTGEDFSDWLRPRERSGGLVGARPPGQRQSRNGRRS is encoded by the coding sequence GTGTCCCTGCCTGATTTCCTGATCGCCGGTGTGCCCAAGGCGGGGACGACGGCCCTGCACAGCGCGCTGCAGCAGCATCCCGAGCTCTATCTGTCCACCGTCAAGGAGCCGAAGTTCTTCCTGACCGACGGCCCGCCGCCCACCAGGGGCGGTCCCGGCGACGCCGCGACCTACCAGGAGCACGTCTGGCGGCGCGCGGACTACGAGGCGCTGTTCGCGCAGGCGCCCCCGGGCGCCCTGACCGGCGAGTCCACGCCCTTCTACCTCTACGACCTGGCCGCCCAGCGGCGCATCCACGCCGCCGTCCCCGGCGTCAGGCTCATCGTGACGCTGCGCGACCCGGTCGAGCGGGCCCACTCCAACTGGACGCATCTGTGGTCGGCCGGGCTGGAGCCGATCGGTGACCTGGTGCGCGCGTGCGAGGCCGAGCAGCGGCGGATCGCCGACGGGTGGGCGCACTTCTGGCACTATGTCGGGCTCGGCCGGTACGGCGAACAGCTGGAGCACCTGTTCGACCTCTTCCCCCGCGACCAGGTGCTGATCTTCCGCTACCGGGACCTCGTCGACCGGCCCGCCGCCACGCTGGATCGGATCTGCGCCTTCCTCGGCGTACGCCAGGGGGTGCTCACCGAGGTCCCCCGGGAGAACGTGACGGCGCACCCGGCCGCCGGGGCCCGGCACCTCATGCTGTCCACGCTGCGCCGGTGCCTGCCCGCTGCCCTGACCGAGCCGGTCGAGGCCCTGCTCCAGCGCCGCGGCGCGGCCCGGCGGCCCCTGTCCTGGGAGCAGCGCCAGCGGCTCATCCCCTACTTCGCCGACGACATCCGGCTGCTGCAGCGCGTCACCGGCGAGGACTTCAGCGACTGGCTCCGCCCCCGCGAGCGCTCCGGCGGCCTGGTCGGCGCCCGGCCCCCCGGCCAGCGGCAGTCACGTAACGGCCGCCGGTCCTGA
- a CDS encoding amino acid ABC transporter permease, with amino-acid sequence MTLPEVQEVSRQDAERPLEVVTARHPLRWLAAAGVLVLLAMVASALITNPAWEWPIVGQYLFAPSVVRSVLLTLELTALGIGLGFVLGTVLALMRLSPNRLLSSVAWAYVWLFRSVPLILQLLFWYNLALLYPRLSVGVPFGPAFFDFGTMDLIGPLTAAALGLALHQAAYAAEIVRSGLLSVDHGQREAAAALGLPPARRLFRIILPQAMRTIVPTAGNEIIGLVKGTSVVYIMALPELFYQVQVIYNRNGRVMALLLVAAIWYLILTTALAIVQYYVERHYGRGRG; translated from the coding sequence GTGACGCTGCCCGAGGTGCAGGAGGTCTCCCGGCAGGACGCCGAGCGGCCCCTGGAGGTGGTCACGGCCCGGCACCCGCTGCGGTGGCTGGCCGCGGCCGGCGTACTCGTCCTGCTCGCCATGGTCGCCAGCGCGCTGATCACCAACCCCGCCTGGGAGTGGCCCATCGTCGGGCAGTACCTGTTCGCGCCGTCGGTGGTGCGCTCGGTGCTGCTCACGCTGGAGCTGACCGCGCTGGGCATCGGGCTCGGGTTCGTGCTGGGCACGGTGCTGGCGCTGATGCGGCTCTCGCCCAACCGGCTGCTGTCGTCGGTGGCCTGGGCGTACGTGTGGCTGTTCCGGTCGGTGCCGCTCATCCTGCAACTGCTGTTCTGGTACAACCTCGCGCTGCTCTACCCGAGGTTGTCGGTGGGCGTGCCGTTCGGGCCGGCGTTCTTCGACTTCGGGACGATGGACCTGATCGGGCCGCTGACCGCGGCGGCGCTCGGGCTGGCGCTGCACCAGGCCGCGTACGCCGCCGAGATCGTCCGCAGCGGGCTGCTGTCGGTGGACCACGGGCAGCGGGAGGCGGCGGCCGCCCTGGGGTTGCCGCCGGCGCGGCGGCTGTTCAGGATCATCCTGCCGCAGGCCATGCGGACCATCGTGCCCACCGCGGGCAACGAGATCATCGGCCTGGTCAAGGGCACGTCGGTCGTCTACATCATGGCGCTGCCCGAGCTGTTCTACCAGGTGCAGGTGATCTACAACCGCAACGGCAGGGTCATGGCGCTGCTGCTGGTCGCGGCCATCTGGTACCTCATCCTGACCACCGCGCTGGCGATCGTGCAGTACTACGTGGAGCGGCACTACGGCAGGGGGCGCGGATGA
- a CDS encoding LLM class flavin-dependent oxidoreductase has protein sequence MPLSSRPLRKLGFLTIGLFDAADPRRGHESTLEIIELGERLGFDSAWVRHRHLQYGISSPVAVLAAASQRTSRIELGTAVIPLGWENPLRLAEDLATVDVLSGGRLNPGVSVGPPFHYDQVKDALYPGTAEAEDFSHERVRRLLGFVRGEPATGFQGIEGFEVFSDRVQPHSPGLGSRMWYGGGSLRSARWAGENAMNFLTSSVVKAEESEEFAEIQLSHVREFRAHHPDGDRARVSQGLVVIPTDSASAGQRAKYKEYADQRTPRTTTPQGPARMMFAPDLVGSSAEIAERLHDHAVFREIDEVAFALPFTFEHEDYVQILTDIATRLGPELGWRPRP, from the coding sequence ATGCCTCTGTCCTCGCGGCCGCTGCGGAAACTGGGCTTCTTGACGATCGGGTTGTTCGACGCGGCCGACCCGCGGCGGGGCCACGAGTCGACGCTCGAGATCATCGAGCTGGGCGAGCGGCTGGGGTTCGACAGCGCGTGGGTGCGCCACCGCCACCTGCAGTACGGCATCTCCTCCCCGGTCGCCGTCCTGGCGGCGGCCTCACAGCGCACCAGCCGCATCGAGCTGGGCACGGCGGTCATCCCCCTGGGCTGGGAGAACCCGCTGCGGCTCGCCGAGGACCTGGCCACGGTGGACGTCCTGTCCGGGGGCCGCCTCAATCCGGGCGTCAGCGTCGGCCCGCCGTTCCACTACGACCAGGTCAAGGACGCCCTCTATCCCGGCACGGCCGAGGCCGAGGACTTCAGCCACGAACGCGTGCGCCGGCTCCTGGGCTTCGTCCGCGGCGAGCCGGCCACCGGCTTCCAGGGGATCGAGGGGTTCGAGGTCTTCTCCGACCGCGTCCAGCCGCACTCCCCCGGGCTCGGCAGCCGCATGTGGTACGGCGGCGGGAGCCTGCGCTCGGCCCGGTGGGCGGGCGAGAACGCCATGAACTTCCTGACCAGCAGCGTCGTGAAGGCGGAGGAGTCGGAGGAGTTCGCCGAGATCCAGCTCTCCCACGTACGGGAGTTCCGCGCCCACCACCCCGACGGCGACCGTGCCCGGGTCTCCCAGGGCCTGGTCGTCATCCCCACCGACTCGGCCTCGGCCGGGCAGCGGGCCAAGTACAAGGAGTACGCCGACCAGCGCACGCCCCGGACCACCACGCCTCAGGGACCGGCGCGGATGATGTTCGCGCCCGACCTCGTCGGCAGCTCCGCCGAGATCGCCGAACGGCTCCACGACCACGCCGTCTTCCGGGAGATCGACGAGGTCGCGTTCGCGCTGCCGTTCACCTTCGAGCACGAGGACTACGTGCAGATCCTCACCGACATCGCCACCAGGCTGGGCCCCGAGCTCGGCTGGCGGCCCCGGCCCTAG
- a CDS encoding SMP-30/gluconolactonase/LRE family protein, whose translation MKITATPASADVYALGEGPVWDAARERLLWVDIVAGAVHEGLLDDGLITVTGRQVFDGMVGAVAVSEDGRLLVAEQQTLTRVDLDGRRTELARVLAPGVHSRLNDGAVDPAGRFLIGSLALDGRHGQEVLARLDESGLTYLDTDLVLSNGLAWSPEGDLLYSVDTLPGIVWVRDYDTATGKTGPRREAFTIGDGMPDGMCADADGNLWIANWGLGRVECRTPAGELLATVETGAPHTSSAAFAGPDLDTLVITTSTLDLPAAGPGDGRLFTAKVGVRGLPTPYWNPF comes from the coding sequence ATGAAGATCACCGCGACCCCGGCCTCGGCCGACGTCTACGCCCTCGGCGAGGGCCCCGTCTGGGACGCCGCCCGCGAGCGCCTGCTGTGGGTGGACATCGTCGCCGGCGCCGTACATGAGGGTCTGCTCGACGACGGCCTGATCACCGTCACCGGCCGGCAGGTCTTCGACGGCATGGTGGGAGCGGTCGCCGTCTCCGAGGACGGCCGGCTGCTCGTGGCCGAGCAGCAGACGCTGACCCGCGTGGATCTCGACGGGCGCCGCACGGAGCTGGCCCGGGTGCTGGCGCCCGGCGTCCACAGCAGGCTGAACGACGGGGCCGTGGACCCGGCCGGCCGGTTCCTGATCGGCAGCCTCGCCCTGGACGGCCGTCACGGCCAGGAGGTCCTGGCCCGCCTGGACGAGAGCGGGCTGACCTACCTCGACACCGATCTGGTGCTGTCCAACGGCCTGGCCTGGAGCCCCGAGGGCGATCTGCTCTACAGCGTGGACACCCTGCCGGGCATCGTCTGGGTACGCGACTACGACACCGCCACCGGCAAGACCGGGCCGCGCCGCGAGGCGTTCACGATCGGCGACGGCATGCCCGACGGCATGTGCGCCGACGCCGACGGCAATCTGTGGATCGCCAACTGGGGCCTCGGCCGGGTCGAGTGCCGCACCCCGGCCGGCGAGTTGCTGGCCACCGTGGAGACCGGCGCCCCGCACACCTCCAGCGCCGCCTTCGCCGGCCCCGACCTCGACACCCTGGTCATCACCACCTCCACCCTCGACCTCCCCGCCGCCGGCCCCGGCGACGGCCGCCTGTTCACCGCCAAGGTCGGCGTGCGCGGCCTGCCCACGCCCTACTGGAACCCCTTCTGA
- a CDS encoding ABC transporter substrate-binding protein, with protein MRASLARALAVPALLLLTAACGAEPAVTAPSATTAPVVAGKKINLSPDQNRVRADKVEAIAAQVPKDIAADGKLAVGFSGQGAAPLVFRADDDTTLIGVETDLAQLVADVLGLEVSPRISSWENLFLAAKSGKDEVVFNNVTVTEERKDTYDFATYRVDQLGWQVPDSSPIKQIAKPADIAGLRVSVGSGTNQEKILLDWDKQNKAAGLKPVEILYYEKYSDVLLGLKSGRVQAYFGPNPTIAYNIAVSGGSRIVGTFSGAGPDLQGLIAAMTKKDNGLVKPLNEALNTVIGNGRYKEVLDRWGLGNEAIPKSQINPPGLPRQES; from the coding sequence ATGCGCGCTTCGCTCGCGCGGGCCCTCGCCGTGCCCGCGCTCCTCCTCCTGACCGCCGCCTGCGGCGCCGAGCCCGCCGTCACCGCCCCGTCGGCCACCACCGCCCCCGTGGTCGCCGGCAAGAAGATCAACCTCAGCCCCGACCAGAACCGGGTACGGGCCGACAAGGTCGAGGCCATCGCCGCCCAGGTGCCCAAGGACATCGCCGCCGACGGCAAGCTCGCGGTGGGCTTCAGCGGCCAGGGCGCGGCGCCCCTGGTGTTCCGCGCCGACGACGACACCACGCTGATCGGCGTGGAGACCGACCTCGCCCAGCTCGTGGCCGACGTGCTGGGCCTGGAGGTCTCCCCGCGGATCAGCTCGTGGGAGAACCTCTTCCTGGCCGCCAAGTCCGGCAAGGACGAGGTGGTCTTCAACAACGTCACGGTCACCGAGGAGCGCAAGGACACCTACGACTTCGCGACGTACCGGGTCGACCAGCTCGGCTGGCAGGTCCCCGACAGCAGCCCGATCAAGCAGATCGCCAAGCCTGCCGACATCGCCGGGCTGCGCGTCTCGGTCGGCTCCGGCACGAACCAGGAGAAGATCCTGCTCGACTGGGACAAGCAGAACAAGGCCGCCGGGCTGAAGCCGGTCGAGATCCTCTACTACGAGAAGTACAGCGACGTGCTGCTGGGGCTCAAGTCCGGCCGCGTCCAGGCGTACTTCGGCCCCAACCCGACCATCGCCTACAACATCGCCGTCAGCGGCGGTTCCAGGATCGTCGGCACCTTCTCCGGCGCGGGGCCGGACCTGCAGGGACTCATCGCGGCGATGACCAAGAAGGACAACGGCCTGGTCAAGCCGCTCAACGAGGCGCTCAACACCGTGATCGGGAACGGCAGGTACAAGGAGGTGCTCGACCGGTGGGGTCTGGGCAACGAGGCGATCCCCAAGTCGCAGATCAACCCGCCGGGCCTGCCGCGGCAGGAGTCGTGA
- a CDS encoding ArnT family glycosyltransferase — protein sequence MLLQAPSPRDTAPSLPAIAWRTIGPIAGVVVVTLLMMSPWYGYHRDELYFRMLGQTPAWGYFDQPPLTPLLARLSTGLFGDTIVGLRVVPALCTGLLILLGAAITRELGGRANAQTLAAAGLGTGMFPLLAGHTLLTQSADFVFWTACILCVLRALLRGDGRWWVAAGAVAGAATFNKHLIVLLITGLATGLLITVGMAVKGPRAVFSDRWFWSGASVAAVIASPNLLYQVTNGWPQLTMAATLSEPVNRIMFVPMLVVLLSIGAFAIAVVGWLWLRGRPETRPLAIASLVTILLGWASGGRADYVAGSLLFAFVAGCVPAAAWMDSRVARRRAVWWGLLGTSVIGIVVALPLLPLAALSDSPNEVSRESVGWPRFAAQVAGVYRTQPSGTVVLTANYGEAGALDRFAPDIPVYSGHNELWYQGPPPETARTVVAVGLPPERLRLRFERCESAGVIDHGTGVTNEEQGLPVTVCSGPRASWQTAWPDFKHAS from the coding sequence ATGCTTCTCCAAGCCCCCAGCCCCCGCGACACCGCTCCCTCGCTCCCGGCGATCGCCTGGCGGACCATCGGTCCCATCGCGGGCGTCGTCGTGGTCACCCTGCTGATGATGAGCCCGTGGTACGGCTACCACCGCGACGAGCTCTACTTCCGCATGCTCGGCCAGACCCCCGCCTGGGGGTACTTCGACCAGCCGCCGCTGACCCCGCTCCTCGCCCGGCTGTCCACGGGACTGTTCGGGGACACCATCGTCGGGCTGCGGGTCGTCCCCGCGCTGTGCACGGGACTGCTGATCCTCCTCGGCGCCGCGATCACGCGGGAGCTCGGCGGTCGAGCGAACGCGCAGACGCTCGCCGCCGCCGGCCTCGGCACCGGCATGTTCCCCCTGCTCGCGGGGCACACCCTGCTGACCCAGTCGGCCGACTTCGTCTTCTGGACGGCCTGCATCCTGTGCGTGCTGCGAGCCCTGCTACGCGGCGACGGGCGATGGTGGGTGGCGGCCGGCGCCGTCGCCGGAGCCGCCACGTTCAACAAGCACCTCATCGTCCTGCTGATCACGGGCCTGGCCACCGGCCTGCTCATCACCGTCGGCATGGCGGTGAAGGGGCCGCGTGCCGTCTTCAGCGACAGGTGGTTCTGGTCGGGGGCGTCAGTGGCGGCGGTCATCGCCTCTCCGAACCTTCTCTACCAGGTCACCAACGGCTGGCCGCAGCTCACCATGGCCGCCACGCTCAGCGAACCCGTGAACCGGATCATGTTCGTGCCCATGCTGGTGGTGCTGCTCAGCATCGGAGCCTTCGCGATCGCCGTCGTCGGGTGGCTCTGGCTGCGCGGGCGGCCGGAGACCCGGCCCCTGGCCATCGCGTCCCTGGTGACGATCCTGCTCGGCTGGGCGTCGGGAGGAAGGGCCGACTATGTCGCCGGGAGCCTGCTCTTCGCCTTCGTGGCCGGCTGCGTGCCCGCCGCCGCGTGGATGGACAGCCGCGTCGCCCGGCGTCGCGCGGTCTGGTGGGGGCTGCTCGGCACCTCGGTCATCGGGATCGTCGTGGCGCTGCCGCTGCTCCCGCTTGCGGCGCTCAGCGACTCGCCCAACGAGGTGTCCAGGGAGTCGGTGGGCTGGCCGCGCTTCGCCGCCCAGGTGGCCGGGGTGTATCGAACGCAGCCGTCCGGGACGGTCGTGCTCACCGCCAACTACGGCGAGGCCGGCGCACTGGACCGGTTCGCGCCGGACATTCCCGTCTACAGCGGCCACAACGAGCTGTGGTACCAGGGGCCGCCGCCGGAGACGGCGCGGACGGTGGTCGCCGTGGGGCTGCCGCCGGAGCGGTTGCGGCTGCGCTTCGAGCGCTGCGAATCCGCCGGCGTCATCGACCACGGCACCGGAGTCACGAACGAGGAGCAGGGCCTGCCCGTCACGGTCTGCTCAGGACCGCGCGCCTCGTGGCAGACCGCCTGGCCCGACTTCAAGCACGCGAGCTGA
- a CDS encoding sensor histidine kinase produces MVVTPRWLLPAGLGLLMLVVGLSWAQTITRGCGCAGPFAGGGAFIVLCLVIVRAAPGRLAEVAGLLAPAAIAALTGLAVNSIGWFVLVVYIAFVALNLRLWPGIAMWLASLSVVVAAAFTTPDPGWPNWLAAVTLVFWSGWAARYRIEVGERLHRAESAATAAEALAERQRLAADLHDIVAHTLAVTVLHLGGARLALEHDPGEAAAGIAEAERLARQSMAELRKAVRVLAEEGSDPAVVAPQPTASRLPELFEEYRTAGLELESSVDGELAAVSPTTGMVLYRLMQEALANASRHAPRSSVEVRVRVSEDGVVRATVTNSLPDSPPRHNGGMGLRAMADRVRMVGGHVTAGIEDDRWVVRTELPA; encoded by the coding sequence GTGGTGGTGACTCCTCGCTGGCTGTTACCGGCCGGTCTCGGGCTGCTGATGCTGGTGGTCGGGCTCTCGTGGGCGCAGACGATCACGCGTGGCTGCGGCTGCGCGGGCCCGTTCGCCGGAGGGGGCGCCTTCATCGTGCTCTGTCTCGTCATCGTGCGTGCGGCGCCGGGCCGGCTCGCCGAGGTGGCCGGGCTCCTGGCTCCCGCGGCCATAGCGGCGCTCACGGGGCTCGCGGTCAACAGCATCGGCTGGTTCGTCCTCGTGGTCTACATCGCCTTCGTCGCGCTCAACCTGCGGCTCTGGCCGGGCATCGCCATGTGGCTCGCCTCGCTCTCCGTGGTGGTCGCCGCGGCGTTCACCACGCCGGACCCCGGGTGGCCCAACTGGCTGGCCGCCGTGACGCTGGTCTTCTGGAGCGGCTGGGCCGCGCGTTACCGCATCGAGGTGGGCGAGCGGCTGCACCGCGCGGAGAGCGCCGCCACCGCCGCCGAGGCCCTGGCCGAGCGGCAGCGGCTGGCCGCCGACCTGCACGACATCGTCGCGCACACGCTCGCCGTGACGGTGCTGCATCTGGGGGGTGCGCGGCTGGCGCTCGAGCACGATCCCGGGGAGGCGGCGGCGGGGATCGCCGAGGCCGAACGCCTCGCCCGGCAGAGCATGGCGGAGCTGCGGAAGGCGGTCCGCGTTCTCGCCGAGGAAGGCTCCGACCCGGCCGTGGTCGCCCCCCAGCCCACCGCGTCCCGGCTGCCCGAGCTCTTCGAGGAGTACCGGACGGCGGGCCTGGAGCTGGAGTCGAGCGTCGACGGCGAGCTGGCGGCGGTGAGCCCGACGACCGGGATGGTGCTCTACCGACTGATGCAGGAGGCACTGGCCAACGCGAGCCGCCACGCTCCGCGGAGTTCGGTCGAGGTACGGGTGCGCGTCTCGGAGGACGGCGTCGTGCGGGCCACGGTCACCAATTCCTTGCCGGACAGCCCGCCTCGGCACAATGGCGGCATGGGACTTCGCGCGATGGCCGACAGGGTGCGCATGGTCGGCGGCCACGTCACCGCCGGCATCGAGGACGACCGGTGGGTCGTGCGGACGGAGCTGCCGGCATGA
- a CDS encoding glutathione S-transferase C-terminal domain-containing protein, with the protein MSITQTPVYASPVDHTAYGHYGPGRLHLSPDWNRPIYPFQGRVTADGSSGFRAEPGRYHLYVAWVCPYAQRAAIVRRLKGLEDVVSLSYVDDARDGRGWAFRERRGPDPVNGFTLLEQAYEATEHGYGGHISVPVLWDRRTGRIVSNNFPDITIDLATQFEQWADTSVDLYPDALRPEINKLNGWIYYDINAGVSRVARAATEDDRENERHRVVAALERLDERLAGQRFLAGETITEADVRLWVTLARFDSEYNRGDLISERTLADFEHLWPYARDLYQRPAFRETTEGLPAAWDSPHGRDR; encoded by the coding sequence GTGTCCATCACCCAGACGCCGGTCTACGCAAGCCCCGTCGACCACACCGCGTACGGTCATTACGGCCCCGGCCGTCTGCACCTCTCGCCCGACTGGAACCGCCCGATCTACCCCTTCCAGGGCCGCGTCACCGCCGACGGCTCCAGCGGGTTCCGCGCCGAGCCCGGCCGCTACCACCTCTACGTCGCCTGGGTCTGCCCGTACGCCCAGCGCGCCGCCATCGTCCGCAGGCTCAAGGGCCTGGAGGACGTGGTCTCGCTGTCGTACGTCGACGACGCGCGCGACGGCCGCGGCTGGGCGTTCCGGGAGCGCCGCGGCCCCGACCCGGTCAACGGCTTCACCCTGCTGGAGCAGGCCTACGAAGCCACCGAGCACGGGTACGGCGGCCACATCTCGGTCCCCGTGCTCTGGGACCGGCGGACGGGCCGGATCGTCAGCAACAACTTCCCCGACATCACCATCGACCTGGCCACCCAGTTCGAGCAGTGGGCCGACACCTCCGTCGACCTCTACCCGGACGCCCTCCGCCCGGAGATCAACAAACTCAACGGCTGGATCTACTACGACATCAACGCCGGCGTCTCCCGCGTGGCCCGCGCCGCCACCGAGGACGACCGCGAGAACGAGCGCCACCGCGTCGTCGCGGCCCTGGAACGGCTGGACGAGCGCCTGGCCGGGCAGCGGTTCCTGGCCGGCGAGACGATCACCGAGGCGGACGTGCGGCTGTGGGTGACGCTGGCCAGGTTCGACTCCGAGTACAACCGCGGCGACCTTATCAGCGAGCGGACGCTGGCCGACTTCGAGCACCTGTGGCCGTACGCCCGCGACCTCTACCAGCGGCCGGCCTTCAGGGAGACGACCGAGGGGCTGCCCGCCGCCTGGGACTCGCCGCACGGGCGGGACCGATGA
- a CDS encoding OsmC family protein, which produces MSTLREYLSHKRSALLARREAPASGPVPLHAHVTAEGRSGIRRIRIRDFQIISDSGSDFAGYDLGPTSPELQAGVLGSCVTHIFLIKAAELAVPIDALEVDVQAEYDPRAQQPGDGDIPVYPHNFTYEVLIDSPASDEELAHLHAEVERVCPILNLIRNPQPVSGTVVRTRAGARLV; this is translated from the coding sequence ATGAGCACCCTACGCGAGTATCTGTCACACAAACGCTCCGCCCTGCTGGCCCGCCGGGAGGCGCCTGCCTCCGGGCCGGTCCCGTTGCACGCCCACGTCACCGCCGAAGGCCGCAGCGGGATCCGGCGCATCAGGATCAGGGACTTCCAGATCATCAGCGACAGCGGTTCCGACTTCGCCGGCTACGACCTCGGCCCCACCTCGCCCGAGCTGCAGGCCGGCGTGCTGGGCAGCTGCGTCACGCACATCTTCCTGATCAAGGCGGCCGAGCTGGCGGTGCCCATCGACGCGCTGGAAGTGGACGTCCAAGCCGAATACGACCCCAGAGCCCAGCAGCCGGGCGACGGCGACATTCCCGTCTACCCGCACAACTTCACCTACGAGGTGCTGATCGACTCGCCCGCCTCGGACGAGGAGCTGGCGCACCTGCACGCCGAGGTCGAGCGGGTCTGCCCCATACTCAACCTGATCCGCAACCCGCAGCCGGTCAGCGGAACGGTGGTCCGGACCCGAGCCGGCGCACGGCTGGTCTGA